One stretch of Lottiidibacillus patelloidae DNA includes these proteins:
- the putP gene encoding sodium/proline symporter PutP: MSTATLITFIVYLIGMLAFGLYYYRKTNNLSDYVLGGRQLGPGVAALSAGASDMSSWLIIGLPAYAYSAGMSSLWICIGLSIGAYINWQFVAKRLRSYTEIAKDSITIPDYLENRFHDKSKALRIISALVILVFFTFYVSSGLVAGAILFEASFDMTYNDALLIGSIVIISYTFLGGFLAVSWTDFIQGILMFLALIVVPIVAISKLGGWGETVNKVGSVDPAYLDIFSGMEGMVGFLAIVSLMAWGLGYFGQPHIITRFMAIRSVKDIPKARLIGMSWMIIGLIGAVFVGFAGIAYFMDAPLANADEVFLQFADVLFNPWVSGILLAAILAAIMSTIDSQLLVSSSALAEDFHKAFLNKEASDKDLVWVGRYGVIIIALIAIILAIPQNPAYESSSSIIDLVSYAWGGFGAAFGPVILLSLFWKRMTRNGALGGMIVGAVTVVVWKKLSEVPVDGTQADAIIPFSLYEIVPGFLLATLTIWIVSLLGKKPSAEIEAEFDQAASGK; this comes from the coding sequence GTGTCAACAGCAACTTTAATAACATTTATTGTATATTTAATAGGAATGCTCGCGTTTGGGCTTTATTACTACAGAAAAACTAATAATCTATCAGACTACGTACTAGGAGGGAGACAGCTAGGTCCAGGAGTAGCTGCTTTAAGTGCTGGTGCATCTGATATGAGTAGCTGGCTAATTATCGGTTTACCAGCATATGCTTATAGTGCTGGTATGTCTTCACTTTGGATCTGTATCGGACTTTCTATTGGTGCTTATATTAACTGGCAGTTCGTTGCAAAAAGACTTCGTTCATATACAGAAATTGCGAAAGACTCGATTACAATTCCAGATTACTTAGAAAATCGTTTCCATGATAAATCAAAAGCATTACGTATTATTTCAGCGCTAGTAATCTTAGTGTTCTTTACGTTCTATGTATCTTCTGGTTTAGTAGCAGGTGCCATTCTTTTTGAAGCTTCATTTGATATGACATATAATGATGCGCTTCTTATTGGTTCAATTGTAATTATCTCTTACACTTTCTTAGGTGGTTTCTTAGCGGTAAGTTGGACAGACTTTATTCAAGGGATTTTAATGTTCCTTGCATTAATTGTCGTTCCTATCGTTGCGATTTCTAAGTTAGGTGGATGGGGCGAAACAGTAAATAAAGTAGGTTCAGTGGACCCAGCGTACTTAGATATCTTTAGTGGTATGGAAGGAATGGTAGGTTTCCTTGCTATCGTATCGTTAATGGCTTGGGGGCTAGGTTACTTCGGTCAACCACATATTATTACTCGTTTTATGGCAATTAGATCAGTAAAAGATATTCCGAAAGCGCGTTTAATTGGGATGTCATGGATGATTATTGGATTAATTGGTGCTGTGTTTGTAGGTTTTGCAGGTATTGCTTACTTTATGGATGCACCACTAGCTAATGCAGACGAAGTATTCCTTCAATTCGCAGATGTTCTATTCAATCCATGGGTATCAGGTATTCTTTTAGCGGCAATTTTAGCGGCAATTATGAGTACAATTGACTCGCAATTACTAGTATCTTCAAGTGCTTTAGCAGAGGATTTCCATAAAGCATTTTTAAATAAAGAAGCGTCTGATAAAGATTTAGTATGGGTGGGGCGTTATGGAGTAATTATCATTGCTTTAATCGCAATTATACTAGCTATTCCACAAAATCCTGCTTATGAAAGTTCAAGTAGTATTATTGACTTAGTAAGTTATGCATGGGGTGGCTTTGGTGCTGCATTTGGTCCAGTTATCCTTCTAAGCTTGTTCTGGAAACGCATGACTCGTAACGGAGCGCTTGGTGGTATGATTGTAGGTGCAGTGACTGTAGTTGTTTGGAAAAAGCTATCTGAAGTCCCTGTCGATGGAACACAAGCGGATGCAATCATTCCATTTTCACTGTATGAAATCGTACCAGGTTTCTTATTAGCAACACTTACAATTTGGATTGTAAGTTTACTAGGTAAAAAACCATCAGCTGAAATTGAAGCTGAATTTGATCAAGCAGCAAGCGGAAAATAA
- a CDS encoding DoxX-like family protein, whose translation MKRKPIYVEIPIITTMDDLWESTQTPHLHEQWDLRFSSITYLPKQENEPQKFTYATNIGFGKKIEGWGKSVGTFNGEDGSRTSSLHFGTEQKLSIISEGKGFWKYEPEHEHVKFLTQYDYKTNWGTFGALLDKLAFRPMIGWGTALSFDVLKRWLEKGETPASQYIRFFSSWLITLLFAFVWIFHGLVPKLLVMHPTEIAMTRSMMEMSEETAATIVFVAGIVEVMFGILWLFYRKKRQLFLLQLFVFPLLTISTLVAGMEYIIHPFTPLTFNSALIILSIVGFLVSKDVPSAKSCKRKREG comes from the coding sequence ATGAAACGCAAACCAATTTATGTTGAAATACCGATAATAACAACCATGGACGATTTGTGGGAATCAACCCAAACACCCCACCTTCACGAACAGTGGGACCTTCGTTTTTCTTCAATCACTTATTTACCTAAACAAGAAAATGAACCGCAAAAATTTACGTATGCTACGAATATAGGATTTGGTAAAAAGATCGAAGGCTGGGGAAAAAGTGTTGGAACCTTTAATGGCGAAGATGGCTCGCGTACGTCTTCTTTACACTTTGGTACAGAGCAAAAGCTTTCGATTATTTCTGAAGGAAAAGGATTTTGGAAGTATGAACCCGAACATGAACATGTAAAGTTTTTAACACAATACGACTATAAAACAAACTGGGGAACGTTTGGAGCATTGTTGGATAAATTAGCTTTCCGCCCGATGATCGGTTGGGGTACTGCACTTAGTTTTGACGTCCTGAAGCGTTGGCTTGAAAAAGGTGAGACTCCCGCTTCACAATACATTCGCTTTTTTAGTAGTTGGCTCATCACCTTATTATTTGCGTTCGTCTGGATTTTTCATGGACTAGTACCAAAATTATTAGTGATGCACCCGACTGAAATAGCGATGACAAGAAGTATGATGGAAATGTCTGAAGAGACAGCTGCAACGATTGTTTTTGTCGCTGGAATTGTTGAAGTGATGTTCGGTATTCTGTGGCTTTTTTATCGAAAGAAAAGACAGTTATTTTTGCTTCAACTCTTTGTCTTTCCGCTATTAACAATCTCAACGCTAGTAGCTGGAATGGAGTATATCATTCATCCATTTACGCCACTTACGTTTAATAGCGCTTTAATTATTCTATCGATTGTTGGATTTTTAGTTAGTAAAGATGTGCCTTCAGCAAAATCGTGCAAACGCAAAAGAGAGGGATAA